Proteins from one Algicella marina genomic window:
- a CDS encoding alanine/glycine:cation symporter family protein, with translation MKNLALALSGLTLAAPAAIAQEAQGIDEKVNAAFAAATGPFVSFIFAPLPGTAFPWIVLWLVVAATVFSIYFAFIQFRGFMHSISLVKGDYSDPNDAGEVSHFQALATALSGTVGLGNIAGVAVAVGIGGPGATFWMILAGLLGMASKFTECTLGVKYRNEYADGSVSGGPMYYISKGFKEKGLPGGGILAILFSIFCILGALGGGNMFQANQAHAQISGIVGAYPGWITGLVFAIVVFLVIVGGIKSIAQVTEKVVPFMGVLYVVAALIVILFNIDKIGWAFGQIFAGAFTGLGVAGGLVGALIQGFKRAAFSNEAGVGSAAIAHSAVRTNEPVTEGYVSLLEPFIDTVVICTMTALVITISGQLMIDPETGNYLVADGVIQTVGGTSGVALTSAAFGTAFSWFPYVLAVAVILFAFSTMISWSYYGLKAWTYLFGEGKATELAFKIIFCIFVVIGAAANLGPVIDFSDAAIFAMAVVNITGLYFLMSVVKEELVSYRSRIDSGEIKKFKH, from the coding sequence ATGAAAAATCTCGCACTCGCCCTTTCCGGGCTAACCCTCGCCGCCCCGGCGGCCATCGCACAGGAAGCGCAAGGCATCGACGAAAAGGTCAACGCCGCCTTCGCCGCCGCAACCGGCCCCTTCGTTTCCTTCATTTTCGCTCCTCTGCCCGGCACGGCCTTTCCGTGGATCGTGCTCTGGCTGGTCGTTGCCGCTACCGTGTTCTCGATCTATTTCGCGTTCATTCAGTTTCGCGGCTTCATGCATTCAATCTCGCTTGTAAAAGGCGACTACTCCGATCCGAATGACGCGGGCGAGGTGTCCCACTTCCAGGCCCTTGCCACTGCACTTTCCGGTACAGTCGGCCTCGGCAACATCGCCGGGGTCGCGGTCGCCGTCGGCATTGGCGGGCCGGGGGCCACATTCTGGATGATCCTTGCCGGTCTGCTCGGCATGGCCTCCAAATTCACCGAGTGTACTCTGGGCGTGAAGTACCGCAACGAATACGCCGACGGCTCCGTTTCCGGCGGCCCGATGTATTACATTTCGAAGGGCTTCAAGGAGAAGGGCCTCCCGGGGGGCGGAATTCTCGCGATCCTGTTCTCGATCTTCTGCATCCTTGGCGCTCTTGGCGGCGGCAACATGTTCCAGGCCAACCAGGCTCACGCCCAGATCTCCGGGATCGTAGGCGCCTATCCGGGTTGGATCACCGGTCTCGTCTTCGCGATCGTGGTCTTTCTCGTCATCGTTGGCGGTATCAAGTCGATCGCGCAGGTAACTGAGAAGGTCGTGCCCTTCATGGGCGTTCTCTACGTCGTTGCAGCACTGATCGTTATCCTGTTCAACATCGACAAGATCGGCTGGGCCTTCGGCCAGATCTTCGCGGGTGCCTTCACTGGCCTTGGCGTCGCTGGTGGTCTCGTCGGTGCCCTGATCCAGGGCTTCAAGCGTGCGGCCTTCTCCAACGAGGCAGGCGTCGGCTCCGCCGCTATCGCTCACTCGGCGGTGCGCACCAACGAACCGGTAACGGAAGGATATGTTTCGCTGCTGGAACCCTTCATCGACACCGTCGTGATCTGCACGATGACGGCCCTTGTGATCACCATTTCCGGCCAGTTGATGATCGACCCCGAAACCGGCAACTACCTGGTCGCCGATGGCGTTATCCAGACGGTCGGCGGCACGTCCGGCGTCGCTCTCACCTCGGCGGCATTCGGAACGGCCTTCTCGTGGTTCCCCTACGTATTGGCCGTCGCTGTAATCCTCTTCGCCTTCTCCACCATGATCTCCTGGTCCTACTATGGCCTGAAGGCGTGGACGTACCTGTTTGGCGAAGGCAAGGCGACGGAACTCGCGTTCAAGATCATCTTCTGCATCTTTGTCGTGATCGGAGCAGCCGCAAACCTCGGACCGGTAATCGACTTCTCTGATGCAGCGATCTTCGCCATGGCAGTCGTCAACATCACCGGCCTCTACTTCCTGATGTCCGTGGTGAAGGAGGAACTTGTCTCCTACCGCAGCCGTATCGACTCCGGTGAGATCAAGAAGTTCAAGCACTGA
- a CDS encoding NAD(P)/FAD-dependent oxidoreductase: MSEFVIVGAGIVGVSTAIWLQRAGHSVTLVDRIGPAGGTSHGNGGVLASCAIVPVTGPGLIAKAPSMLLDRRQPLYLKWPYLPFLLPWLAKYLAHANEADTRRIAAALAPIIGESLADHQALAAGTGAERWLVPGDYLYVYGSRSQFEADALTWEIRRAHGFTWEELEGPAFSAYDPAFAPEKGFAVRMSDHGRITDPGAYVQALAAHVKRQGGRILKGDVTDFVRENGRVTGVHISGTTLPADKVVITTGAWSKPLAARLGLSIPLESERGYHLELWEPSVMPRAPVMIASGKFVATPMEGRLRLAGILEFGGLHARPSRAPFKLLKNHARAAFPGLTWQREVEWMGHRPALPDSIPIIGEAPAAPGVFLGLGHHHVGLTGGPRTGQLLAGLATDTKPNIDLSPYSPSRFVK; encoded by the coding sequence ATGAGCGAGTTCGTCATTGTCGGCGCAGGCATCGTCGGCGTGTCCACCGCAATCTGGCTGCAACGTGCGGGCCATTCCGTCACGCTGGTGGATCGTATCGGTCCTGCCGGCGGCACCAGCCATGGCAACGGCGGGGTGCTGGCCTCCTGCGCCATCGTTCCGGTCACCGGCCCCGGTCTCATCGCCAAGGCCCCGTCCATGCTGCTGGATCGCAGGCAACCGCTCTATCTCAAATGGCCCTACCTGCCTTTCCTCCTGCCATGGCTCGCGAAATATCTCGCCCACGCCAACGAGGCGGACACCCGTCGCATCGCCGCCGCCCTCGCTCCGATCATCGGCGAAAGCCTCGCCGATCACCAGGCGCTCGCCGCAGGCACCGGCGCGGAACGCTGGCTCGTGCCCGGTGATTACCTCTACGTTTACGGCTCCCGCAGCCAGTTTGAAGCCGACGCCCTCACGTGGGAAATCCGCCGCGCACATGGCTTCACGTGGGAGGAACTCGAAGGCCCGGCCTTCTCCGCCTACGATCCGGCCTTCGCACCCGAAAAGGGCTTCGCCGTCCGCATGTCCGATCACGGTCGCATCACCGACCCTGGCGCTTATGTGCAGGCACTCGCCGCCCACGTGAAACGGCAGGGCGGCCGCATCCTGAAGGGCGATGTCACCGATTTTGTCCGCGAAAATGGCCGCGTCACCGGCGTCCACATCTCCGGTACGACGCTGCCCGCCGACAAGGTGGTCATCACGACGGGGGCGTGGTCGAAACCCCTCGCCGCCAGGCTCGGGCTTTCCATCCCCCTCGAGTCGGAACGCGGTTACCACCTCGAACTTTGGGAACCCAGCGTGATGCCAAGGGCACCCGTGATGATCGCCAGCGGCAAGTTCGTTGCCACTCCCATGGAGGGGCGCCTGCGACTCGCCGGCATCCTCGAATTCGGCGGCCTGCACGCACGCCCCTCCCGCGCACCGTTCAAACTGCTGAAAAATCACGCAAGAGCCGCCTTTCCCGGCCTCACATGGCAACGCGAGGTCGAGTGGATGGGGCACCGCCCCGCCCTGCCCGACAGCATTCCCATCATCGGTGAGGCCCCCGCCGCACCCGGTGTTTTTCTTGGTCTCGGCCACCATCACGTCGGCCTCACCGGCGGTCCGCGCACCGGTCAACTGCTGGCGGGTCTCGCCACCGATACCAAACCAAACATTGACCTTTCCCCCTATTCTCCCTCACGTTTCGTCAAATGA
- a CDS encoding TRAP transporter substrate-binding protein gives MITRTIALAATIGGFATAPALAEKWDMPLAYAASNYHSAVAAEFGECVTTGTGGEVEIVTHPSGALFGGADIKRAVQTGQAPIGERLLSGHQNENAIFGFDSIPFLATSFDDAAKLWEAARPTLETTLAEQNLTLLYSVPWPPQGLYFKKEVNSVADMEGVKFRSYNAATARIAELTGMLPVTIEAAEISQAFATGVAESMISSGATGYDRKVWESLTHFYTVDAWLPRNYVFVNSDVWEGTTEASRNVITACAELAEYAGTWRAKEYTGFTVEGLKEGGMTVAPAGETLVGELQEIGETMTSDWLVEAGEEGQAIVDAFKAE, from the coding sequence ATGATTACGCGTACAATTGCCCTCGCGGCCACGATCGGCGGGTTCGCCACCGCGCCCGCCCTTGCCGAGAAGTGGGACATGCCGCTTGCCTACGCGGCCTCGAATTACCATTCCGCCGTCGCCGCCGAATTCGGCGAATGCGTCACCACCGGCACCGGTGGCGAGGTCGAGATCGTCACCCATCCCTCCGGTGCGCTGTTCGGCGGCGCCGACATCAAGCGCGCTGTCCAGACGGGCCAGGCCCCGATCGGCGAACGCCTGCTCTCCGGTCATCAGAACGAGAACGCGATCTTCGGCTTCGACAGCATTCCCTTCCTCGCCACCTCGTTCGACGATGCCGCCAAACTGTGGGAAGCCGCCCGGCCGACGCTGGAAACCACGCTTGCGGAGCAGAACCTCACGCTGCTCTACTCCGTCCCGTGGCCGCCGCAGGGTCTGTATTTCAAGAAAGAGGTCAACTCTGTGGCGGACATGGAAGGCGTCAAGTTCCGCTCCTACAACGCCGCCACCGCCCGCATCGCCGAACTCACGGGCATGCTGCCGGTGACGATCGAGGCCGCAGAGATCAGCCAGGCCTTCGCAACCGGCGTCGCCGAGAGCATGATTTCCTCCGGCGCGACGGGGTACGACCGCAAGGTCTGGGAGAGCCTGACGCATTTCTACACCGTCGATGCGTGGCTTCCCCGCAACTACGTTTTCGTCAACTCCGACGTCTGGGAGGGCACGACTGAAGCCAGCCGGAACGTCATCACCGCCTGCGCCGAACTGGCTGAATATGCGGGCACATGGCGGGCGAAGGAGTATACCGGCTTCACCGTCGAGGGGCTGAAGGAAGGCGGGATGACAGTCGCTCCGGCCGGCGAAACGCTGGTAGGTGAACTGCAGGAGATCGGAGAGACGATGACATCCGACTGGCTGGTGGAAGCTGGCGAGGAAGGACAGGCCATCGTCGACGCCTTCAAGGCCGAGTAA
- a CDS encoding TRAP transporter small permease, giving the protein MKNIRRALEGLYTLSAVLAALCLIAILALILIQMLARWTGEVFPGAPEYAGYAMAAASFLAFASALNKGAHIRVSIALNAAPSALRRWLEVWCFAVGSAIAWYFVWYAHRFVYWSWKFNDVSQGQDKTPLWIPQSLMLIGATIFAIALTDHLISLIVKGEHRITRDPEHPE; this is encoded by the coding sequence ATGAAGAACATCCGCCGCGCGCTCGAAGGTCTCTACACGCTCTCCGCCGTCCTCGCCGCTCTCTGCCTGATCGCCATCCTCGCGCTGATCCTGATCCAGATGCTGGCCCGCTGGACGGGCGAGGTGTTCCCGGGTGCGCCCGAATACGCCGGCTACGCGATGGCCGCAGCCTCCTTCCTTGCCTTCGCCAGCGCGTTGAACAAGGGTGCGCATATCCGCGTCTCCATCGCCCTCAATGCCGCGCCATCGGCCCTGCGCCGCTGGCTGGAAGTCTGGTGCTTCGCCGTCGGCAGCGCCATCGCCTGGTATTTTGTCTGGTATGCGCATCGCTTCGTCTACTGGTCATGGAAGTTCAACGATGTCTCGCAGGGACAAGACAAGACTCCCCTCTGGATCCCGCAATCGTTGATGCTGATTGGCGCCACCATCTTTGCCATCGCCCTGACTGACCACCTGATCTCGCTGATCGTTAAAGGCGAACACCGCATCACCCGCGATCCGGAGCATCCCGAGTGA
- a CDS encoding TRAP transporter large permease, producing the protein MNDISIIILFLFVLFLLLGSGVWVGLALMGVAWVGMELFTTRPVGDVMLTTIWSASSSWTLTALPLFIWMGEILYRTRLSEDMFRGLSPWMARLPGGLVHTNIVGCTVFAAVSGSSAATLTTVGKMSIPELRKRDYPERMVIGTLAGAATLGLMIPPSLTLIVYGVTINESITKLFFAGVLPGIVLAVMFMAYVAITARLSKSWHPTPEPAMTFAEKLANSRFLIPVICLILLVIGSMYLGFATATEAAAFGVVGALALAAGQRSLSWATFSASLMGATRTSAMIALILAGAAFLSLAMGFTGLPRGLADLIATWDLSRFELLMVLLIFYIVLGCFLDGISSVVLTMAVVEPMIRQAGIDLIWFGIFIVVVVEMAQITPPIGFNLFVLQGMTDHEMGFIARAAIPMFLIMVLMVFVLIIFPELATWLPDNLRQTPGR; encoded by the coding sequence ATGAACGACATCTCGATCATCATCCTCTTCCTCTTCGTGCTTTTCCTCCTGCTGGGCTCAGGCGTGTGGGTAGGTCTCGCCCTGATGGGTGTCGCCTGGGTGGGAATGGAGCTTTTCACCACGCGCCCGGTCGGTGATGTGATGCTCACCACGATCTGGTCGGCCTCATCGTCATGGACGCTGACGGCTCTTCCACTCTTCATCTGGATGGGCGAGATCCTCTACCGCACCCGCCTCTCCGAAGACATGTTTCGCGGCCTCAGTCCGTGGATGGCCCGTCTTCCCGGCGGTCTTGTCCATACCAATATCGTCGGCTGTACCGTTTTCGCCGCGGTCTCCGGCTCATCCGCTGCCACCCTGACTACGGTCGGCAAGATGTCGATCCCGGAACTGCGCAAACGCGACTATCCCGAGCGTATGGTCATCGGCACGCTCGCCGGCGCCGCCACTCTGGGCCTGATGATCCCGCCGTCGCTAACACTGATCGTCTACGGCGTCACCATCAACGAAAGCATCACGAAGCTGTTCTTCGCCGGCGTCCTGCCCGGCATCGTGCTGGCGGTAATGTTCATGGCCTATGTCGCGATCACGGCACGTCTCTCGAAATCCTGGCATCCGACACCCGAACCGGCCATGACCTTCGCCGAAAAGCTGGCCAACTCGCGCTTTCTCATCCCGGTAATCTGCCTGATCCTGCTGGTCATCGGTTCGATGTATCTCGGTTTCGCTACCGCCACCGAGGCAGCGGCCTTCGGCGTCGTCGGCGCTCTCGCCCTCGCCGCGGGTCAGCGCTCGCTGTCCTGGGCCACATTCAGCGCCAGCCTGATGGGTGCCACCCGTACCTCGGCGATGATCGCCCTCATCCTTGCCGGCGCCGCCTTCCTGTCGCTCGCCATGGGATTTACCGGCCTGCCCCGCGGCCTTGCCGACCTGATCGCCACATGGGATCTCTCCCGCTTCGAACTGCTGATGGTCCTGCTCATCTTCTATATCGTTCTCGGCTGTTTTCTTGACGGAATCTCTTCCGTGGTCCTGACGATGGCGGTGGTCGAACCGATGATCCGACAGGCGGGCATCGATCTGATCTGGTTCGGTATCTTCATCGTCGTGGTTGTGGAAATGGCCCAGATCACGCCTCCCATCGGCTTCAACCTTTTCGTTCTGCAGGGCATGACCGATCACGAGATGGGTTTCATCGCCCGCGCCGCAATCCCGATGTTCCTGATCATGGTGCTGATGGTATTCGTACTGATCATCTTTCCGGAACTGGCGACCTGGCTGCCCGACAATCTCCGGCAGACACCGGGGCGTTAG
- a CDS encoding AEC family transporter — MIEVLSISGTIFALIAVGYLAVLWKVFAEAELRTLGTYVVRFALPALVFRAVSGRELGEILNAGYLGGYLIGSLAVLVVGYVSALRMFGQSRVAATFHAMGMSCANSGFIGYPIVLMALPSVAATALALNMIVENLVLIPLILILAEASSGSARGWPMVRTIGRRLATNPITVALVAGLAVSLLGIPLPRVIAEPVNLIAASSAALSLLVIGGTLVGLQVRAVDRQVLVVVAGKLLLLPLAVWAGIVLMGAIGLEVGDGKLVEAAILIAATPAMGIYPLLAQQYGEEKSAAMAMLLMTVFSFFTITGLLLLLQV; from the coding sequence GTGATCGAAGTTCTCTCAATCTCCGGCACGATATTCGCGTTGATTGCCGTAGGCTATCTGGCGGTGCTGTGGAAGGTGTTCGCCGAGGCGGAACTCCGTACGCTTGGAACCTACGTGGTGCGGTTCGCGCTGCCGGCGCTGGTGTTCCGGGCCGTGTCGGGAAGGGAGCTGGGGGAGATCCTGAATGCCGGCTATCTTGGCGGCTACCTGATCGGATCGTTGGCGGTGCTGGTGGTCGGCTATGTGTCAGCCTTGCGCATGTTCGGTCAGAGCCGGGTGGCGGCGACGTTTCATGCCATGGGCATGTCCTGCGCCAACAGCGGCTTCATCGGCTATCCGATCGTCCTGATGGCGTTGCCTTCGGTGGCGGCGACGGCGCTGGCGCTGAACATGATTGTCGAGAACCTTGTGCTGATCCCGCTGATCCTGATCCTGGCGGAAGCGAGCAGCGGCAGTGCGCGAGGCTGGCCGATGGTGCGCACGATAGGCAGGCGGCTGGCGACCAACCCGATCACCGTGGCGCTGGTGGCGGGGCTTGCCGTTTCCCTGCTGGGCATACCGCTGCCGCGCGTCATCGCCGAGCCCGTGAATCTGATCGCGGCTTCCAGTGCGGCGCTGTCGTTGCTGGTGATCGGCGGGACACTGGTCGGCCTGCAGGTGCGGGCGGTGGACCGCCAGGTGCTGGTGGTCGTGGCAGGCAAGCTGTTGCTGCTGCCGCTGGCCGTCTGGGCCGGCATCGTGTTGATGGGAGCCATCGGCCTGGAGGTTGGTGACGGTAAACTGGTGGAGGCGGCGATACTGATTGCAGCGACCCCGGCGATGGGGATCTATCCGCTGTTGGCGCAGCAGTACGGCGAAGAGAAGAGCGCGGCGATGGCGATGCTGTTGATGACGGTGTTTTCGTTCTTCACGATCACGGGACTGTTGTTGCTGCTTCAGGTCTGA
- a CDS encoding MarC family protein produces the protein MDWTSLIREFVTLVVVIDPVGSIPVFLFAVSRVPRPLHRRFAIRAVGIAALVLIAFLVAGQLVLETLGLRFGSFQIAGGIVLFLFALTMIFGDSKPDQEIEKAGRDHLAGAVFPLAIPSIASPGAMLAIVVLTDNHRHSLTEQAITAGMLLLVLALTLLLLLAASAVHRLIGSTGASVISRVMGILLATIAVDAVLGGLDTLGVLNVEEAPLTDTLPQGLGE, from the coding sequence ATGGACTGGACCAGCCTGATACGCGAGTTCGTGACACTCGTCGTGGTGATTGACCCCGTGGGCTCGATCCCGGTGTTTCTGTTCGCTGTCAGCCGGGTGCCGCGGCCGTTGCATCGGCGATTTGCCATTCGGGCCGTCGGCATCGCCGCGCTGGTGCTAATTGCTTTTCTGGTGGCCGGGCAATTGGTGCTGGAGACGCTGGGGCTGCGGTTCGGATCGTTCCAGATCGCCGGGGGAATCGTGCTGTTCCTGTTCGCGCTGACGATGATTTTCGGGGATTCGAAACCGGACCAGGAAATCGAGAAGGCCGGACGGGACCATCTGGCGGGGGCCGTCTTTCCGCTGGCCATTCCCTCCATCGCCTCACCCGGAGCGATGCTGGCGATCGTGGTGCTGACCGACAACCACAGGCATTCGCTGACCGAACAGGCCATTACCGCCGGAATGCTGCTGCTGGTGCTGGCGTTGACGTTGTTGCTGCTTCTGGCCGCCAGTGCGGTGCACCGGCTGATCGGAAGCACGGGGGCGAGCGTGATCAGCCGGGTGATGGGAATTCTGCTGGCGACGATTGCCGTCGATGCGGTGCTGGGCGGGCTGGACACGCTCGGGGTGCTGAATGTCGAGGAAGCGCCGCTGACCGACACGCTGCCGCAGGGATTGGGCGAGTAG
- a CDS encoding ATP-binding protein, whose amino-acid sequence MSETIEGWLAGLGLGHLKATFAEHQVALRDLPLLTDADLREIGVALGPRRRILNAVSKAREPAPPRHGSLPMDAERRQLTVMFIDLVGSTALAERLDPEDMRDVIRAFQDATAGVVTRFDGFLADYLGDGILAYFGWPRAHEDEAERAGRAGLEVARTIDALQTKPGVSLRVRVGIATGVVVVGDLIGTGGARKNSVVGSTPNLASRLQVLAEPGTVAIADTTAQLIRGALELKSLGPKLLKGMPGPREVFEVVGVPDGLNRFETRMGRRHLPMVGRAEEMRRLLALWEKAKRGEGQAVVLEGEAGIGKSRISRALLDAARPEAPLEIRLQCSPYHTDTAFWPVIQDLRRAIGVMPDDGVSSGETQGPLLAGISMQERLTRMLARAAPAGGEEDILLASLIGIGGDERVAELNLSPRIQRARTLTALVNRIKMLAALRPVLLLVEDTHWIDPTTQELIETWLDECADQPVMTVMTRRPDAGVGFAQRPVLTHIELARLRPEGGREIVEGLAGPGLPKETVDAIVTRTDGVPLFVEELTKAVVETGETSIPASLQDTLMARLDQFHDVKEVAQTASAIGRDFSYRLLAAVTGMPDGELQASLGKLAKAEIIFRHGPPEAPEYSFKHALVLDAAYHSLLRTKRQALHARIFDTLEARFADTVSHQPELLARHATEAHLPEAAAVYWKSAAEAAMQKSANREALGHYNRALAQLAKTSPSHQRSAEELDLQLGLGVASILPKSHGSDDVRQAFARAETLSRGIGDTTRHFRALRGLWHWHSVSGDFAKAAEIAEDLMNLALREPDPVRGLMAHRIMGYTQMTLGDYRAAREEFQQGLALYRPDAQADYVKAHGEDPGLWCYAYLSWNEDWLGNRDAALGWAQEGVALSRRLPNVYSRSFSLGLYAHLCRWRGDVTGALAAADEAKATAEEQGVAQFGAWADIIRGWAIAAHGDGEGGQRLAEEGFSTWCALGLVHVQWRHLILLADICRMRGDLRGALERIGAAEKLVAADNTGLGVADLHLMKGTLLVETGEVQAGEQALQNARRIGEAQGARMFTLRAATGLARLLAGNGRHGEAHDVLAPVLESFSEGLDTADLVAARALLPELV is encoded by the coding sequence TTGAGTGAGACAATTGAGGGGTGGCTTGCCGGGTTGGGCCTCGGGCATCTGAAAGCTACCTTTGCCGAACATCAGGTCGCCTTGCGCGACCTGCCCCTCCTGACGGATGCGGATCTGCGGGAAATCGGCGTGGCCCTCGGGCCGCGACGCCGGATTCTGAACGCCGTTTCCAAGGCAAGGGAGCCGGCGCCTCCGCGTCACGGCAGTCTGCCGATGGATGCGGAGCGGCGGCAACTGACAGTCATGTTCATCGACCTCGTTGGGTCCACCGCGCTGGCGGAAAGGCTCGACCCGGAAGATATGCGCGACGTTATCCGGGCGTTTCAGGATGCCACGGCGGGTGTCGTGACACGATTTGATGGCTTTCTCGCCGATTACCTCGGCGATGGGATACTTGCCTATTTCGGCTGGCCGCGTGCGCATGAGGATGAGGCAGAGCGGGCCGGACGTGCCGGGCTGGAAGTGGCGCGCACGATCGATGCCCTGCAGACCAAACCGGGCGTGAGCTTGCGGGTGCGTGTCGGCATAGCCACCGGCGTCGTCGTGGTCGGTGACCTGATCGGCACGGGTGGCGCGCGCAAGAACTCCGTTGTCGGTTCGACGCCGAACCTTGCCTCGCGGCTGCAGGTGCTGGCAGAGCCCGGCACGGTGGCGATTGCGGACACGACAGCGCAACTGATCCGCGGGGCGTTGGAACTGAAGAGCCTTGGCCCCAAGCTGCTGAAGGGTATGCCGGGGCCGCGCGAAGTGTTTGAAGTGGTGGGTGTGCCCGACGGGCTGAACCGGTTCGAGACACGGATGGGGCGACGGCACCTGCCGATGGTGGGCAGGGCCGAAGAGATGCGGCGGCTGCTGGCCCTGTGGGAGAAGGCCAAGCGCGGCGAAGGGCAGGCTGTTGTGCTGGAAGGCGAGGCTGGAATCGGAAAGTCGCGGATCAGCCGGGCATTGCTGGATGCTGCCCGCCCGGAAGCGCCGCTGGAAATCCGCCTGCAATGTTCGCCCTATCACACCGATACGGCGTTCTGGCCTGTCATCCAGGATTTGCGGCGGGCAATCGGGGTGATGCCGGATGATGGGGTTTCGTCGGGAGAAACGCAGGGCCCACTTCTGGCCGGGATTTCGATGCAGGAGCGGCTGACGCGGATGCTGGCTCGGGCAGCACCTGCTGGCGGGGAGGAAGATATTCTGCTCGCCAGTCTGATTGGCATCGGCGGAGACGAAAGGGTGGCCGAACTGAACCTGTCGCCGCGAATACAGAGGGCGCGGACGCTGACGGCGCTTGTCAACCGGATCAAGATGCTGGCCGCGCTTCGCCCGGTGTTGCTGCTGGTGGAAGACACGCACTGGATTGACCCGACGACGCAGGAATTGATCGAGACGTGGCTGGACGAATGTGCGGATCAGCCGGTGATGACGGTGATGACGCGGCGGCCGGATGCGGGCGTGGGATTTGCGCAGCGACCGGTGTTGACGCATATCGAACTGGCCCGCCTGCGGCCAGAAGGCGGCCGCGAGATCGTCGAGGGACTGGCCGGGCCAGGCCTGCCGAAGGAGACGGTGGACGCTATTGTTACCCGCACCGACGGGGTGCCGCTGTTCGTGGAGGAATTGACAAAGGCGGTGGTTGAGACAGGCGAAACAAGCATTCCCGCCTCGCTTCAGGACACGTTGATGGCCCGGCTGGACCAATTCCATGATGTCAAGGAAGTGGCGCAGACCGCCTCCGCCATTGGCCGTGATTTCAGCTATCGACTGCTGGCCGCAGTAACCGGTATGCCGGACGGTGAGTTGCAGGCTTCGCTGGGCAAGCTGGCAAAGGCAGAAATCATATTTCGGCACGGGCCGCCGGAGGCGCCTGAGTACAGCTTCAAACATGCACTGGTGCTGGATGCCGCCTATCATTCCCTGTTGCGAACTAAGCGCCAAGCCCTTCATGCCCGCATTTTTGACACGCTTGAGGCCCGGTTCGCCGACACCGTGAGCCACCAGCCCGAGCTGCTGGCCCGCCATGCTACGGAGGCGCATCTGCCGGAGGCGGCAGCCGTCTACTGGAAGAGCGCCGCGGAGGCAGCCATGCAGAAGTCGGCTAACAGGGAGGCGTTGGGGCACTATAACCGGGCTCTGGCCCAATTGGCGAAGACGTCGCCATCGCATCAGCGATCCGCCGAGGAACTGGATTTGCAACTGGGTTTGGGCGTCGCCTCCATCCTGCCGAAAAGCCACGGCTCCGATGATGTTCGCCAAGCTTTCGCGCGCGCGGAAACGCTCTCCCGCGGGATCGGGGACACCACCCGGCATTTCAGGGCGTTGCGCGGGCTCTGGCACTGGCACTCGGTGAGCGGTGATTTCGCCAAGGCGGCAGAGATCGCGGAGGACCTGATGAACCTGGCGCTACGGGAGCCTGATCCGGTACGTGGGCTGATGGCGCATCGCATCATGGGCTATACCCAGATGACACTAGGCGATTACCGGGCGGCCCGGGAGGAGTTTCAGCAGGGGTTGGCGCTCTACCGCCCGGACGCGCAGGCGGACTACGTGAAGGCGCATGGCGAGGATCCGGGGCTGTGGTGCTATGCCTACCTGTCGTGGAACGAGGACTGGCTGGGCAACAGGGACGCGGCACTGGGCTGGGCACAGGAGGGAGTAGCGCTGTCGCGGCGATTGCCGAATGTCTACAGCCGCAGTTTCAGCCTTGGCCTCTACGCTCATCTCTGCCGCTGGCGGGGCGACGTAACGGGTGCGCTGGCGGCGGCGGATGAGGCCAAGGCGACGGCGGAGGAGCAGGGCGTTGCCCAATTCGGGGCCTGGGCCGATATCATCCGCGGCTGGGCCATAGCGGCGCATGGTGACGGCGAGGGCGGTCAGAGGCTGGCGGAAGAGGGGTTTTCCACATGGTGCGCGCTAGGGCTGGTTCACGTGCAATGGCGGCACCTGATCCTGCTGGCCGACATCTGCCGCATGCGCGGTGACCTGCGCGGGGCGTTGGAGCGGATCGGCGCGGCGGAGAAGCTGGTGGCGGCCGACAACACCGGGTTGGGGGTCGCCGACCTGCACCTGATGAAGGGAACACTGCTGGTGGAAACAGGCGAGGTGCAAGCGGGTGAGCAGGCGTTGCAGAACGCGCGACGGATCGGCGAGGCGCAGGGGGCGCGGATGTTCACCTTGCGAGCCGCGACGGGGCTGGCCCGGTTGTTGGCCGGAAACGGACGCCACGGCGAGGCGCATGATGTGCTGGCGCCGGTGCTGGAGAGCTTTTCCGAAGGGTTGGACACCGCCGATCTGGTCGCGGCGCGCGCACTTTTGCCGGAACTGGTCTGA